In Chaetodon auriga isolate fChaAug3 chromosome 9, fChaAug3.hap1, whole genome shotgun sequence, the genomic window TTTAGGTGCTTTAGGATGGAAGGCTTGAGAGCCTAGATGCATTAATTGCTCACATCAAACAGAGAGGATGTGGATGTCACAGTAATAAGAAAACTGGTTTGTTCAATCCAAATAATTTGTCCTCCTTCttgtcattgtttgtgtgtctgactgctgtCCTCCCAGTTGCCAGGAAGTGACATTGCCAGTGGCAGTGATGTTCTGTCTGACATCATCCCGAGCGTGCCAAGTTCACCCTGTCTGTTTTCCAAGAGGAAGCCGAAGCCCCACCCTCACCGCAACTTGGATGAGTTACCATGGAGTGCCATGACCAATGATGAACAAGTAAGCAAAGCCAGCCCTTTCTGCTTTGCAGTCTTTTCAGAATCAGCAGGAGTGAAACTGACAAGCTCGCTGACTCAGCTACCAGTTTGTGGCATGGCTTGGATTCCAAATACATAAGTTGTTCCGTATACTTCATTTTGTTTGAGCTGAGCTGTCAAAACCAAGTTTGGGTTTCAGAATTTCCCGTCAGAATTACAGTGCTGCTGTGGTAATGTCTGTTGTCCATTGAAAAAAAAGGCGAAAGAATACATTACTGTATTTCTAGTAGGTTATTTTAAGTTCACCATTTTAATTCTACTTAAGTCTCCACGGTGTTTACTCACAAACTGATTGATTGAACTGAAATTGATTTTATTGCGAATCTGCAccataaaatgtttatttaaagtcTTTTCTCCCGATAGTGTTTGGCTGTATTGTAAGTAGGGATGTCCTGAGCAAACCTACAGGATCTGAGATGACCCAAGCAATATTTTGGTCGATTTGTATCCGCAATATAAATAAGCAACAATTTCCAATCCCTGGCTTGTTTGCTTCAATTTCCacagcagttaaaaacattacacTGCTTCAAACATCACCTTTAGATTTCAGTGTAGGCAGAGATGCCAGGACAAAAGGAACAAAACTCAAAAGTATATGTCTTTGTATCCACTTCCAGGTGGAGTACATAGAGTACCTGAGTCGGAAGGTCAGCACAGAGATGGGCCTGAGGGAACAGCTGGACATCATCAAGATCATCGATCCCTGTGCTCAAATCTCTCCCACCGACAGCGAGTTCATCATAGAGCTCAACTGCCTGACCGACGAGAAGCTCAAACAGGTGGGTGGTGtctctgaaacacaacactTAAACAATCCGCTAAACCAGTTAACAAGGTTGGTTGAATTGACATTGGGTCCTGTGGCAGCGCAGGGTTTGAATGATATATTTAGCTGCCTGTTTGATTGCACTGTTGGTCATTGTTGTGTATTGAAGAGAAGCAGTCCTTGCTCATACGTCAGTAAACCAGGGTTAGAAAGATAATAACTCAAAGTACATTTGTTgacctgtgtgatgtcatcaggtgcGTAACTACATCAGAGAGCACAGCCCCAGACAGCGTGCCAGCAGCACCAGAGACAGCTGGAAgaggagcagccacagcagtGCCAGCACCGGTGGAGTCAGtggagccagcagcagcaatgCCAGCATGGTCAGCTCCGCCAGCTCCTCCACTGGCTCTACAGCCTCCAACTCTGTAGCAGGTAAGATGCCACCTGGTTGGTTAACAGTTCAGTAGCGGTAATAATGCTGCTACCAGAGGAGCCTGTAGCAGGGGGATAGTCTGCTTAGTTGTCTCGATTAGACTTGTTTTTAGGTTGTCCCTGTTGTAAAACTGTTAATATTTCATTGCGTTCCAGGTGGTACAGCATCAGCCTGTAGTGGAAGCAGTGTCGCTAACATCAGCAGAGCTCACAGTGATGGTAATCTTTCCAGTGCTGCAGAACGTATCCGAGACTCTAAAGTAAGAAAAAATCTCTATTTTTGCTTTGTAAATCCCAGCGCAAACGTATGTGTTACACACCGCAAACTTTCTGTACTCATCTCTAACCTCTCTCTCACCACGCTCTCTTCCAGAAACGTTCAAAGCAGCGTAAGCTTCAGCAGAAAGCCCTCCGGAAACGGCAGCTCAAAGAGCAGCGACAGGCTCGCAAGGAGCGTCTGAGTGGACTGTTTCTGAATGAGGAGGTGCTGTCGCTGCGTGTGACGGAGGAGGACGACCACGGTGACGACCTGGACATACTGATGTGACACCAGTGAATCAATCAGTGCTCCCTCTATGCCTGCTCTTTCACCACTCAGCCACTACCATAAAGTTTGTAGACCATGCTAATCCACATCACTGCATGCGTTAGCTTTGAGTAGGCTAATATGCtcataatgcatttttttaagaGTACTGTCTGATAGGCAGTAATGTTGCTTGCTTGTAGTAGCCTCAAACATAACTTGTCATATTGCGTGCTAATGCTGAAAACAGATAACCGCTGCAGTCACTACTAAGCTAGCTACAGCAATAatactgctaatgctaattagaTGCAGACCTAAGTCTAGCTTGCTTATAGCCAGTGTTAATGAAACTAGAGGCTCGCAGAGACACACAATGATACACTATTAATCAGTTATTTCAGCTCAATACAGTTAACAAGAGGTTTGCTTATAGATGCTGTAACAGCGTATAGCCACTGCTACTAATACAACCACCGCCAGCAGAAGGACAGATCAGGCAAGAGAAGCTGAGTTTGGCCACATTAAGCAGACGCTGCACTgtagaaaaaatgaaacaggtgATGGAAGGAAGTATTTCTTCATAACATACAGGAGGAATTATATGCAAGTCGACAGTATTCAGTTAATTTGATAGTAGCTTTCACCCATGTGCCTAGACATACATCCATACTCTGCAGGGCTGAATCTGCACTGGCCAAACTCTGTTCATGCATCTCTAGTTTAAACTGCTGCAGGTAATGTTACAGCAGGAGTGTATATCTAAAGGTTGGCAGTCAGAGTGGGTTGAGTGCAGGGGGGTCGCATTGATTGAAGCCAAATTGATAGATGAAGATTAAGTACAGGGGAAAATAATTGATACCCACAACAAGTCATCCTCCAAAATTCACAAACCCACCTGAGATTCAAAGGGTCCTGAAGTGCAAGGAAGCGAGCTGGTCTGTCTTTCTATCTGCTGAGTGCTGTGGTCCCATTTCACACTTAAGGCTTAGAGGGAGCACTGAAACGGTGCATGTTTAAATCGTCACCCACACCGAGTCCCCGTGCGGTTCAATAACTAACAACTTGCATCATTATTTGCATACACTTGTTTAAAAATAGCttatgtgttgtaaataaatgataaataacaGCATATTCACTGCTTGCTTTAAGGTTTTCCTTGGTGAAATAGGTTTGatataaagttttttttcctcatatatatatatatatatatatatatatatatatatatatatatatatatatataatgacaAGGTAGTGAACTAATTGGTTATCAGAGCTGAAAAACGCTGTGAGTTACTACTGGTTTTTCCTCTATTTTGAGTCTTATTTTGAAGCATTTAGATGTTTTGTCACAAGTACTTGAGTTTGTTCATCGTCTCAGACATCTTTTGAACTCTGACTTCATCAagtcctctttgtttctctgccaGCACTCCTACTCTATATTTTGACGAAGTAATCACAGatcctccatcttttccttctGTGGACATTTTTTGACCAATTTGACCACCATGATAAGTAGAATCAAGTTTTTCCGGCTCACATTGTGTCTGTCCACAAACTGTACGGCTGGTTTGGCTTTGCCGCTAAACTTGACCTGGTTTCTTAAGAATGTGCAACTAGCGTGGAGCCATTAACTCTGCTTTCAGAACTGTTCATTTTGCTCTGTTAAAAGATGTGTGATCCACAACAAGTGTTGTCAAAGCACTAGAACCTCAATGAGACCTTCTGTGGAGTTGTAGCTGCCCTGCCGGGTTCATATTTGCTCGGAGCAGCAACCTGAGATATGATTTGTCTTTCCTCTACCTTGTGTAAGAAACACTTTCCCTCAGCTTGTCATCTGTAATATGAGTCACTGCAGGTCATTGGCTGAAGGGCCTGCTGTCATTTCTGATCTTTTCTGTGTACTGTGCTTTGCcacttgtctctgtctcatgtgTAAAGTTATTAATTACAGCAATTATGTTTAATGCAGCTTTATGTATTCTGTAGCTGTGAATGAGTAAAACTCTATTTTGGAAAATAAgataattttgaaaaaaaagaaataataaaataaaaataggcCAGTGAGATGCAACAAAGTTGTTTGTGTATATACCATGTaactgcagaaaatgaatgatatTGAACTGATTAAATAAGGTTGTGTAAACCTTTTGTAAACTCCCTCAGTGTCTTTGTTAGAATTATTTAACATCAAACTCCTCTTGAGGTACAGTGACACAGTAGcaagtgtttttacatgtattAGCTCCTAAAGGACTGCGTGCAGTCCGCTCATTGGACCTGATGCTCTATAAACTTGACAAACTGTTGCATCCTGTATGTTTCAATGAGGCTCTGATCCACTTCTTAGTATTTTCTAATACTAGAGGTGGgtctgtgtgcacatacacattATATGCCATGTGTTATATACATATTCATGTGATATATATGATCTACATGTACAGTAAGGTGATTTAGTGCAGCTATTTCAAATGAATTTTGTTGAGCTTAGTAAAAACTAGAATACTGAGACTCTACTGTATCCACCATTACTATCTAAAAAACTAAATACACCAACAGGAATAGTGAGTACAAAGAGCACTAAAATAAGCAGTCACAAATGAGGGGAGGAGATAAGTAATATATTAATAATTACATACAAAAACTGCATGTGATAGACTGGAATCAGGAGGTGGGGACAGTGTCTTGATCAGCATTTCTACACTTGTTGCAAAGATAGCAGCGCAGTGAGATGGCCCTCTGGACAGTATCTCCCTGCAGGGATCCTGGTGGCTGGAGTTCATTCAGGAGATTCGGTTCACCTGCACACATCAAATGTTTAAGAGTTCTGCCTTTAAGAGCTAAAAAGTCTGGTGGAAGTTAAGACAGGTctgaaagagcagaggaggagatgcagtGCCAGCCTGCAGAGTGGAGACcttcctcacctgctgcttcttctggTGCCATCCTCAGGCTCAAAGTGTCATtgaagaaaagcaaagtttttcattcatcataTGTTTTGTTCTGATGTGAACTGACCATTGCAACCACACATTATATGCCGGATCATACTTTTAGTCCCCTCTGAAGGGTTCTCCACCTGCAGGATATAACTCAATAATCTTTGCTGGTTCATCAGATCGGCTGGGTGAGTTATCCAGATATCTCTGTACGCCTGGTTGTTGCACCCCTGCAACTACTGCAAATTCTATGACACCTGCAACTGTCGAAAAATCTTCACATAGACCATCAATGTGTGGTGTCATGGAGAAGTTATTTGAAACGAGGACACCTGATAGATATAGTACAACAGAGGTAGTACAAGAAATATTCTTATATTGTTATATATATACTCATGTTGTGGATATAAATTAGACAAAGCCTTCACTGTCTTCttcaacagtaaaaaaaactaGTGACACCACTGTCACCTGTTTATCATCAAAACTATACActctaaaatataaaataggAAAAGCGAATAGAATTGAATGTCAGCAAGTACAAGGGCTTTGTCTTTTGGTGTCAAGGCTCCGTCTCACTCTCAAACCCACCCTGGATGCAACATCTTCAGAGGGAAGGATCAATAGTTAGATCAGTCCTTCAGGATTATTACTACAAACCACAATGTAATCTGTAATCTGTTGACGCAGGTACATTTAGTTTACCTGACACCTGACACAGCAGTGCAAAGAAAATAGATAAAATCAATAATGCAACACCcaagaagggaggagagaaagactgaACTGAGCAACATTCTGTGGGTAGAAAACTTAACATTTGgtttcagttttaattttaGTCAGAGCGGACATTAGCGGTGAGTGACACgggtttttacattttagtgcACTAGAAAAGATAtgcattatattatattatattatattatattatattatattatattatattatattagattagattagattagattagattagattagattagatcgAATACATCAAAGCTGTTGGGTTGTGTAACCCTTGGTCTGGGTGAGGTTAACCATGAACAGTTAAGCTGTTTTTACATTGAGCTTTGCTTTAATGTGACTTTCGTAGTGTACGTATTTGTATTAAACCCGAAATAAagtggtgtgttgttttcataCGAATTCGCCAACACCGCTCAAATTCCAGTGGAGAAAAATCAGGGAAAAAATGTTTACTTCCTGTTAGTGCCAGAGAACTAAACTGACTGAGGTGCAGATGATTGAGTTGGACTCGACATTCGCGGGATGGACACAcaatcattattttcagttcGTCAGAGAACATTATAGTTAAGTGCGCTTTGTGTGCAAAACCAAAAGATCTTTGTACCTCGCGAAATAACACAAGTAATTTAACGAAACATCAAGCTagtaaccaaaaaaaaaaagcaaactgagGATGAGAGCGGAGAAAAAAACTAACATTCTCCCGTTCTGCGATGCTTGAACCTCGAGAAGTGAGGAGACTCGTGGCAGAATATGTTGTCGAAGATGTGCTGCAGTGGCTTCCGTGTCACTGCCCAAATTTAACATGCGCTGGGTAAAAGAGGAAACCAGAAGAGCACAACACTTTCCTCATTATAAGGGAGTGCCGCTCCCTTCCAATGGAGGAGCCTGCAGCCCCGATTCCTCCAAGTGAGGagaactttttctcttttgatgaACAGGTCAGTGGAAACAGAGGTAACATCTTCCTTGAATTCTGCCCCTGTGATGGAAAGACTCCATCTGTTTCCAAGAATTCAAAAAATCGCACTCCGTTACAATGCACCTACACCATCGAGCCACCAGTCGACAGACTTTTCAGTCTTGGGAGTCTTGTGCTCACTCAAAAACGAATGCGTCTTGGTGATGGACGCTTTCAGCGCCTACTTCTGTTGCGCTTCAACAGGACAGGCATTTTAGTGAAGTAGGTGGTGAATAGAATCGCTCCCCACCATAGAACATTAAGCAGGGTATACAAGTTAATTTTACCAGCCTTGTTTGGCTGCGTGCTACCTCTGTTTATATATTCTTCTGTTTAgacttcattttttatttccattttttcattAGTAGCTGAGCTTACTTTTTTGTCTGAAGTCTGACTGAATTTATTGAGCTGTGTTTCCTATGAGGGCCAGTAGGCCAAAGtactttaatttaatttgaagCACTTcagttccatttttttttttttgtcaccttgACATGTGGCTGGGTAACCCCATAGAGCTACTAGTCTAGCTGTAAGTGCCCGAAAGGactacttttttcttttctttttttttttttttttcctcaggccGGTTTTATTTTATCCCTTGAGGCCAAGAACTTGTCACAGTTCAGCACAACACTTACCTGTGCTGaagctcttcagccacgccccatacctgcctATCTGCACACCTAGCCAATGAGAGTCATGGGAGGGTATTTAAGCCGCGCTGTCATTCTTCCCAGATTATCCATGCGCCATGCCAGACCCTTCAGCGTCCTTGACCAGACTGATCTCCGGTGTCCGACCTCGCCTGTTCCCGACTACCCCTTCTGTCCTCGCcctgtgtctgcgggtgtgcagatcttaccgCCTCGGTGGTTTCAAAGAGCATTTTCCTCCTCCGAGAGTGGTTTCAACCACGCCGAAATCTGTCCGTGATTTCCGCGTTCGATCCGCTCTCTTCACTAACTCCCTCTGAgctggctctctgctcagtacaGCACATTGTTGCTCCGGTTGTCCGCTTCCCCGTATTCCCTGTAAATCGGCcggtactgcaattgggtcctccacttGCCCGTTACAGAACTAATCTTTTTCTTACTTTTGATGAAGCATAAACTATGTGTCATTATGCTGTGAATTATCTGTGAATAAAAGAGAATAAAGAGATAGAAATGTAAAATGAGTTGTGTATCTTGTCATGCCTTTTCTTAGGTTACAGCAGTAGGCTCTAGCTCTATTGATTTCAATATGAATACGCCTAAAGTTACAGTATTTCTATTATAAAATGTATTGCGCAATGAGACATAACTGCGGCCATTATATTGTACTGTTGTTAGCCTTAAGCCTAGCTCGGTCATTATGTGATACCACATCACCTCCTGCTGGCTGTGTAATGAGCTGCATTGAACGCAAGAAGACCTATTGAGTACGCCAAATCCATATTCCCagttattttggtgaaagtaatGCAAAAGTAGTGTAATGCCTTACAATTCAAAGACAGTAATATTATAATGTAACTAATTACTTTGAAATGACATTAACAAGCGATAAATAATGCATTATGTTTTTGAAGTAACCTGCCCAACACTGgtaataaatgtaatttatgtatgtatatttgtgtgtctttgttttttttatgtgtcagcAGGTGATTGCAGCAAAAATGGGACAAGGAAAAAGCATCGTTCAGGAGAAAGGCTACACAATTGAAACGGAAACAGAAAGTTGTGTTATAGCCACAAAGGACAGAGACAAGTTTTTTATAAAGAAGTTGGAAGTAAGTAGAGAGCTCATTTTTCTTACTTTGCAAACAGAATGCTGAAATGGAAAATGactacaaagaaaaaaattTACTGATGAAAGAAATCCTGCGAGAGTAGAAACCCATGAAATTCATTCCAAATGCACAGATTTCTCGTTATTTGTGCACATATCTGTTAATTTATGCCTTGTTTATTACTTAATGTCTTGTTCAGATTGAAAAAGCTATCGTGATCCTCAAATAAACACCTGTTTTTTAAACAGATTTCCACAAATGCAGAattaatctcaaagatggaaaCCCTCGAGACATCAAGCCATCCTCATGTTGTGAGCATCAATAATTCTTTCAAACGTAAGTCTCCAGAAACCCGCTTCAAATCTAACAGTCTTCTGGaattaatgcaaaataaatgaaattataaAAGTATCATAACTAAAGTATTAACCTGATGATTGTTTGGAAAGTAATTGTTTTAAATCATGTTTGCAGCTGCCCTGGATTTAGACTGTTTCATTAaacttgtgttttgtatttgatCTGGGAGAATTATTTCATATATCTTAAAGATGACTCTATGAAATTCTGATGGattgtcttttccttttgttctaAAAATGAAGATCAGAACACTTACTATGCAGTGATGGAGTACTGTCAGGGAGGGAGCCTCGCAGAACACATCAAAGCGAGGAGTGACTCTCTGGAGGAGTTTGAGGTACCTGGGGAATATCtgcttcacattttcatgtgtgtgataCAAATTTACatgcatgactttttttttttacacctttgtttttagcaactcaaaataagagcatctctcttaaagctgcagtaggtaagatcaagaagagagcagactcGGCCTGTAAATTCGAACCTGCGAGGCTGCTGTGACAACCcgtaacgttagccttagcattggaaacaagctaactctgcccagccgctacatcacagtggCTAACATACCGTATGCGCTGCGGAGTgatactgtaacaatcaccacattggctttatggttatttgttgtcttagccatatatgctgttgttggcagcggcggtatgggcagtttctcctttgcaggtggctgttgctccgccatcgctttcactagcctcctgacgcgctcacagagctgtttgactgagcggcagccaggagcatgagcggagggagggggtgttaacagtgtgtttgagtagtgattgacagatgtcagacactccctcagatgctcctctggctctgattggttgttttgtgtcgggcgcggtggattcttgcaaatcgcagtaggagcagtaggtgggaccaatggagctgttttttgtttttgtttttttttcacaaatgaCGTGTTTCATGTACTGATGTCTGGGCATAGGggcagttttagcaaatattacctactgcagctttaaacaaacaactaaaacacacacacacacacacacacacacacacacacacacagatatgatcTGAATCAAGCTGAGATATCTGCTCTTCATGATTTCTCTTCTAGGTACTGAGCTGGATTGTTGAAATCTGTATGGCACTGAAAGCCATCCATGAAAAAGGTTTGCTTCACAGAGCTGTGACACCACAGGTACAGCACACACTCATCCTGCTAAAAagatcagtgtgttttcacagaatTTACACATTAACtctttcacatcacatcaagGTGATTTAGACATTGAAAGTATTAAACagtcatttccatttctgtcttCACACACATCCAACTCACACTGAGCTCATTTCTTCCTGTGCCTGAGAATGTTTCTAAATAGAAACAGGAACTTCAAATCATCACTATAGCTATGGCTGAAAAACCAGCCCATAGAAGATGTGTGTGGTGACATCCgggctgacagaaaacaaagggtGCAGGTGTTCATAGAGTCTCAAGAGTCTGgttctttgagctaaatgcctTAAACGACAGTGTCTGTCAAACAGTTTAATGAAAGTGACCATGGTTAGTTCAGCAGGTGGGACTGAGGGGAAAgccattcattttaaaatctattGAGTAATAAAGAGCTGAACTGATGAAGACTTTGACCTGGTGATAGCTCTGCATGAAGATTCAGGGAATGCTAAAGTGACTTCAATTCACGCTGCAGAGGAAGTGAATGTGTTTCTCAAATGTCATCACGGTCTGTTCAGAATGTCGTTGAGATGTTtcaaaaatgcaaatgtcaaCCTGATGGAAGACAAGTTGGTGAATCTTTAAATTCATTAGGATACACAGTCTGGGAACCATCAATGTCTGTACCAGTACTTCATGGCAATAAGTAAAGTAACTGCTTCACTGCCCTCTTCTGGCTCAAAGCTTCAGGTGTATTTCAAATGTTACTTGGATGTGATCAAAGGTGCAGTCTGTTAAACTATACATAGTCAAAGGTGCTATCTGGAACAATTGGTTGCTGCCACCTCCTCTATCCTTTCCAGAGTAAACAGAACAGCTCCTAGGTAGCAGGGCTGCAGTTATGACTAGGAACTGTGAACCCCTGAACTGTAATACAACCACCATATTCTCAATGTACGCTCAAGTCAATGAATACTGTGTTTGCAAAGTCACAGTTTtaccttttcctctttttcagaACATATTCCTAACCGAATTTGGAACATTGTGCTTGGGTGGATTATGGAAAATGGACAAGAAGTACTGAATACTCCTGCTTTAATTTCAAATATAAACATATAAGGTGTTTATAGGTTTGCAATATATGCATAAatacatgttgttgttgtttatgttttttttcacGGTTCAAACAGCAATGAAATGATTCATTATGTGGCACCAGAGGTCTTCAAAGAGAGAACATATGACTTGAAAAGGTACAGATCTTCATACCAGAACAGAAAATGTTCATATTCTGTCAAGCCAGTATTTGTTAAGTCTGGTAACATTGTCCATTGTCTTCACcgatcatatatatatattccttCCTTTGACATTATTCTGATTATTCTGTCCCTCAGTGGCTAAAAATCAATTTATGCAGCTTTAAGTATTTCACAAGGTTATTGTTTAAGATATTCTTTGTGACTGTTCATTCAAAGCATCATCTGTCGCTCCATTATAGACACCTCAGTAGTCATTTTCTTATTGtttctgtaataataataataataataataataatgatacttTCTTCATTTGTAGTGAAACTTGGTCAGTGGGATGCATATTCTATGAGCTCTGTACTCAGACATTAGCGGTAAGTTACCCAGAATGCATGTCATCAAAAATGAGAGGAatctgaagaaaaaagaaatctgcatgctaacatgacaaTGCTAAAAGCCAaagtttagcaggtataatgtttatcatgATGAGTATCTTAgctcagcatgttagcatcctcACATCTGCCACTTAGCACTAAACAGAAGCTACAGCTCAGCCtgacaaactgaagttttgatCAGGTGTAAAGTCAGCGGATCAACAGTTATTACACTTCATCCTGAGGACATGAATGTGAACTGAaatattatttgtattattgttTATCATGATTAACATAGCTCAGGAGATCAAATTTGATCTCATGcaactttgacaaaaaacagcattttaccAACATTTTGATTCTGACCAGTTCAACCCAATACCATGACGTTTTAACAATACTTCTTCTCCAGTTCTCTGCAGGAACCACAATCGATCTCATCCCCAAGATTATATCTGGTCCTAACCCACGTCTCCAAGGCCAGTGGTCACCAGAGTTTCGTGAACTCTTCAGTGACATATTGAATAGAAACCCTGACTCAAGACCTACAGCCTGTGAAATTTTGGCACGTCCAATTACTTTAAGATGTCTCATAAAAAAGGTTTGACACTTTATAAAAATAGTGCATTTAGAGCCTCACTATCGCAGATCTAATCTTCCTGAAATATGACTAAAATCCTTGTCATCTGGAACCTCTGTGTCCAtctctgactttattttttttttggggtAGAGCAAAGCAACCATAGACCACCTTCAGACTCAGCTGGACAAGCTTAGAGCCGTGGCAGATCATTTGGAACAT contains:
- the fam199x gene encoding protein FAM199X gives rise to the protein MSESLYEKFLAPEEPFPLLSQRANLSDVGTLDVSEFGCQLSSCHRTDPLHRFHSNRWNLTSCGTSVASSECSEELFSSVSVGDQDDCYSLLDDQELTSLDLFPEGSVCSDVSSSISTYWDWSDSEFEWQLPGSDIASGSDVLSDIIPSVPSSPCLFSKRKPKPHPHRNLDELPWSAMTNDEQVEYIEYLSRKVSTEMGLREQLDIIKIIDPCAQISPTDSEFIIELNCLTDEKLKQVRNYIREHSPRQRASSTRDSWKRSSHSSASTGGVSGASSSNASMVSSASSSTGSTASNSVAGGTASACSGSSVANISRAHSDGNLSSAAERIRDSKKRSKQRKLQQKALRKRQLKEQRQARKERLSGLFLNEEVLSLRVTEEDDHGDDLDILM
- the LOC143325916 gene encoding uncharacterized protein LOC143325916 is translated as MGQGKSIVQEKGYTIETETESCVIATKDRDKFFIKKLEISTNAELISKMETLETSSHPHVVSINNSFKHQNTYYAVMEYCQGGSLAEHIKARSDSLEEFEVLSWIVEICMALKAIHEKGLLHRAVTPQNIFLTEFGTLCLGGLWKMDKNNEMIHYVAPEVFKERTYDLKSETWSVGCIFYELCTQTLAFSAGTTIDLIPKIISGPNPRLQGQWSPEFRELFSDILNRNPDSRPTACEILARPITLRCLIKKSKATIDHLQTQLDKLRAVADHLEHVHKNATIGSLTGGVIGAVGGITSIVGIALAPFTFGASLIVTAVGAGVGVTGGVAAGVSNMTNMVNQSSDRKTVHSIIKGFDEKFKAVALWLQEISSTLEAISKCQSADQLDEGSNFNIGNRARFGTKAGKSISELFHLLRVVCISRVVAQTSKAVRVVAAASSVLSALFVAADVFFVAMDAKELHHMRQTGPQAEAHSDIMKFVKSVRQAGDELQEVLDELKHVMSGIPSLEDEKELEWQDME